In a genomic window of Vicia villosa cultivar HV-30 ecotype Madison, WI unplaced genomic scaffold, Vvil1.0 ctg.001464F_1_1, whole genome shotgun sequence:
- the LOC131635337 gene encoding uncharacterized protein LOC131635337: protein MSQIAQQLESPQQPGALPSATVTNPKDHNNVSAIVTRSGKAKEVVEEIAEEGEPLLEVDVEIKENEAQVEDLDVLEPTTKGKTREQKPEIKLPFPTRHKKKGQHEKNFQKFLEMFKKLELNIPFLEALEQMPTYAKFMKDIISKKRTTDCDPIIITETCSAILQGMKIPVKKKDRGSITIPCTIGDRSFKKALIDLGVSVSLMLLSIYKRLGIGKVQDTRMTLQFADHYVKRPYGIVEDVLVKIDKFVFPVDFVILEMPEDEEISIILGRPFLETGRCLIDIEEGMMTLKVYDEELKIDV, encoded by the coding sequence atgagtcaaatagcacaacaattGGAAAGCCCTCAGCAACCTGGTGCTCTTCCTAGTGCCACAGTTACGAATCCCAAAGACCATAATAATGTGAGCGCTATAGTAACTAGAAGTGGTAAAGCGAAAGAAGTTGTTGAGGAGATTGCTGAAGAAGGAGAACCATTGCTTGAAGTGGACGTAGAAATAAAAGAGAATGAAGCACAAGTGGAAGACTTAGATGTGTTGGAACCAACAACTAAAGGGAAGACTAGGGAACAAAAACCGGAAATCAAATTACCCTTTCCAACAAGACATAAGAAGAAAGGGCAGCACgagaaaaactttcaaaaattcttGGAAATGTTTAAGAAACTTGAGTTGAACATACCATTCCTGGAGGCGTTAGAACAAATGCCTACATATGCCAAGTTCatgaaagatatcatctcaaagaaAAGGACAACCGATTGTGACCCAATTATtataactgaaacttgtagtgctattttgcagggtatgaagattccggtGAAGAAGAAAGACCGAGGCTCTATAACTATTCCTTGTACTATTGGGGATAGATCATTTAAAAAGGCTCTTATTGACTTAGGAGTAAGTGTTAGCCTTATGCTGCTATCCATCTACAAGAGATTGGGAATTGGTAAAGTtcaagatacaagaatgacactccaaTTTGCAGATCATTATGTAAAAAGACCGTACGGGATAGTAGAAGATGTGCTCGTAAAAATAGATAAGTTTGTGTTTCCAGTGgattttgtaattttagagatgccagaagatgaagaaatttcGATCATTCTGGGGAGACCATTCTTAGAGACCGGGAGATGTTTGATAGACATAGAAGAGGGCATGATGACCTTGAAGGTgtatgatgaagagttaaaaattgatgtgtga